agcaataaataagttagcagtttgaaataaaaatttcaagacccgtatctcggaaactaagcatttgcggatatatgtttataaagcaaaccggcattaattttgcatgtagaattagcccttaaaatttttcatacttatttactaacaccctgtatatgtcaaaaatcataatttaaaaatcgaataacttttgtattttacatttttttcgaattctgtaaataaagcagtttacaagggggtcaaattatagtgaataaccctgtacattcattggggctgaccgaccggctctgtcctgTCATACAGCTGACTGACTATAAtaactttaatttatatttaatttagaatgtgtgtactgatttttagccttagtaaatggatttaactTCGTAGGAAAGCATCTTTGATATCTTCTCAGTAACTCCTGTTCTACGTTTCACTTGACAGactgcagtatgtttctctacacaatcaatGTAAtgaactgtgaaaaatttagctttagtcaattcaaagagatttttcagcgctgcctcttggactattcgcggtgtgcaagtacttggaaagggaaacgagaaacgaccgtgcgcgagtcgcggagaaatattgcaactatcttaaataattcatattgtcaattgaaattgtcaaattgacgtatatttcataccttctgtcattgacgcagaaaaattatatattgctccacaatattgatatgatttgcaattattatataaaggtaaatttaattaattgtattttgcttgcagtactgcattttaataactgattttatttactacatacaattgtttacgtttgctaaacataacctgcatcttattttttcttcttattatttttttggactatggtcttgacaattatccagcaaccaggactaatataattggccaatataattaaaagtgcgaataaaagtatagagcgtagaaatagaggtcgctttgccgaacttgcacggtcccaatattatAAACAATGTCTTTGAGAAAGACCAGATGAGAGAAGATCTGTAGGATGGCTTAGAAAATGTACacttacatttatttatttatacgggcaagcccaattcggtaatacattaataagatattgataattacagtgttgaatatataagaataaaatgagagagtacaaaacatttaaaaagacatgacaaagtaaaataattacaaaacattaattactaacaaataacaaggttatgacattgctaaatatttaatttggttaaatggttcttaaaaatatcaacagagttaccaaaaagtaaaaggtcacctagggagttagcaagtcttagtgttctaggaacaaaagtaaaatatgagtaattatatctatgaaaagaaatatgaaaggtttgaatttgtcttgttgatcgtggtggaacaaacaacaatattttagcaaggagttcagggcagtaatatatgccattgataatattaaacaatactgtaagatCTTTAAGCTTCCTACGGACATCCAGAGAAGAGATATTCAAAAATCGTTCCATATCTGTATAATTATAATTGATGTGTTTTTTGAACCCAATATATCTAAGAAAATTATGTTGAACACTATCAAGTTTGTTCTTGAGGTGTAAATAATGTGGGGACCAAACTGGAGAACAGTAGTCAAGGTGCGTCCTGACTAAAGAACAATAGAGCATTTTAATAGCGAACACGTTCGTGAAATCACGAGTTGtccttttaacaaagccaagcatttTCATGGATCTTTGAGTAATATTGTTGATGTGATGGTTAAAGCTCAGAGAGGAATCAAGAACAACACCTAAATCTTTAATTGAGTCTACCGTATCCAATAATTGATCATTTATGGTATAATTAAATACTGATAAATGATGATTCCGACAAAACCGGATAATGTGACACTTGTTGACATTCAAATCCATCCCATTATCAAGACACCAGTTGGCTAAATTATCTAAATCTGATTGCAATGATATTGCATCATCTTGATTATTAATGATTTGAtaacaagaaaaagaaaaagattgaaagatgcagtcagaaaagatctagagaaaatgcatgggaaatagtggcacaataccaacaaacatggaaggcaatagtaaatgCAGCGAAGACTCACAAAGAattataacgccattgatgatgaagTAACAAAGTATTGGGCTTACCAGATGTGTCACTTCTGTTACACTCATAGTATAAGATCTTATGTTCCGTAGCCTTACGTACTCTACTAATTATATAACTTGTCTCAATTTTCTGCATATCTTTCCAGGTCTCATATTCTTGTTTGCTAGAAAATTCCAAGGTTACTAATTCAATACTTATTTGGTGGTGCTCCTCGAGATGTTTTCGTAAAATCTCATGGGTTAGTAAATTAGTTCCTTGGTCACATAACGGACAAATAATATGATTAATTTTCTTAATTGACACATCTATTTTATGTATTATTTTGATATGATGATTTTGTATTTTcacagttttaaatatcttgctGCAGAGGTGGCAGGCTCCTGAGGGAATTTTAGAGTTTGTCGAACTAGATGGAGTACATGAATCCATAGTTTCTCAGTCTTAGGTAAATACTTAAATATGGTGTTCTAACGAACAGATTTTTAAACAATTGAGCAGATTTTTAAAACAATTGGGAAGAAAAAATTTGAATTGAAATACTTGTTCGAATAAAACCGCCAAACAAAAAACAAATCATGGAGATATCTCGATGAAACAAATAaatacataacctcaaaaaatttgtCAAAGTCAGCTTTAAAGATTATACAGCCATAATGAAAGTCAAAAAAGATTTTCGTCCTAATTACCAAAATATAAGAGAAGAGAAGAGACAAATAGCTTAGgtgacaaataaaaagaagaagaataagtaaGGTTAAATGcggattttttaaattataaataataaattaaataaacaatatcaAAATCCAACAATGAAGACGAAGCATTCTAAGGCTACTCTAATGAGATTTCCACTTATATTTGGAGGCTTGTTAAGTATGATAGGAATAGGTTTCTATACCAggtaaaaaacttaaaatttttatgaagtTATTTTTCTCATTAATTTTATGATTTTTAGAGAAAACTGGTTAGGGGATGTAGAAGGTGCCAAATCTGCACTTTATAAGGAAAATAATGAGACTCTTCACGTGTTAGAAGACTTAAAGAAAGAGCATAGaaaaaaggtggaatcattgaaGTAGCTGCAGTGGCATTTAAAGACTTTTGGAATGTTTTACTTTGTAGATAATCACAGTTCTGTGATAGTATAAATGGAAAAGCATATAATTGTGCAATGGTACTAGCAAGATCCagtgtaaaaaaatattgttgatgATAATTATCtacaaaaataattgtttaataaattaatgtttttatataagtgAACTCATTAAAAACGATTTGTTTAGTTTATGTATTTCTTATTGTTGTATACCCATGAAATAGAGATTTACTAATATCTACAGGTACCCCAGGAAACGATGCTGACAAAGCACTCCAGAACTCAAAAATTACTGGCCCAGTGTTTTAATTGGAATATCTAGGGCCTTGGGGAAATCAATAGAAAGGGCGTACCATATCATGGGTATCAAAATTTTTACTGAGTCATGATTTTTAATTAGCATTTAGGTGATAAAGCAACTTTTTTCATTCAATAATATTCAGTGCCATAAGTTTTTCAACTCAGTAATTTTGAGTTCTCTCCTCAGGGTTCCTGATGGTACCTCAAGGTACTTGTTTTGAAAGCTCTGTATGTAAAGTAAAAGCATCATCTACAGATTAGTGAAAAATTGTGCTGAAGACAAAACAATCAaggccaaattaaaaaaaaaataacctaACTTTTTCAACTTCAATGTTTTTGCCTGTTTTGCAATAAAGTGtgataaaatgttattttaattattaaaatttcttttatataggATATAGGAAGAATTAAAGTGTTTACCGACCATTGGAAAGAATTTAAACAATTTGTCAGCATGAGCAAGTGGAAAACATATCTGTTGTGGTTTGCACAAGAACACACAGAATTTCGTTTTTCGGTAATTTAAgtaattaatgtacaattttatAACTTATCCTAATTTATTTTTCCAGGAAATCAACTCGCTGATTTCACTTTTTAACATAGAAATGAAATTTGTTCAACAACCAAAAGATATAGTAAGTATCCTTACtctaattcaaaaaataaattcaGGAGCAGTATTTTGTTTAACCCTTTCGCTGCAGATGACGTCATTCGCTTTTTAAGTCACAGGAGGGTGACATCTTTCAATGACACTGCACATACTTAGTTTAGTATATTGCTATATTGTCAAGCGATATAGTGATAGTAAACGACATCTTTCGAGTTATCCACAGTGAAAGGGTTAAGTGATTTAGGCAAAATCATATTTTGACATCTGTTGAAATATTTATACATATTAACACGTTATGCGCCATGTTGATCCCTAGGGACCGATATAGGAAGTATACCTTATATGCCTTGAAGTTCCCTAGGGACCGCTGCTTTGACTGGGGGacattttttcaatattatgTCTATTGCTTAACGTGTtaaagaaacaccctgtatatattttcttcTAGGAACCATATTGGATTGTTGAATTTAGCTCAGAAAGGGATGTAAAACTATTGGCCAGTAGGTCTGTATCTTTAAGGAATTGCTTGGAATTGTGGGCACATGCTAATTCAGTTCCAGAACTACATGATAAGATGAAAAAATACCCCCAGAATTTGCTCCAATCACATTTTGACCCTAACAAGTCTTTCAAGATCGAAGTAGAGACTTTTTGTAGACATTTTACACAAAAGGAAAAGGTTGAGAAATTAGAGGTATGTAATTCTGGTTAATTTAAGTGGTAGAACTTCCTAGAAATAAACATTAGTCtttcaaaacaatatttatttagtCACTAACCGAACTTTTTCTTTTGTCCATTAAGTTTCTGGAGAATATAGTGACATCATCACAATATACAGCAAGAGGCTGTATTGCGAGACCACTAAGTTGAATAATGTCCTGATTTGCCATCATTTATTTGATCTTTGGTATTGGTAACCCATGGTATTCTCAGCCTTAGTTTCCAGCAGTACATCTGGAATAGATCTATAATTAATCTTTTTATCTCTCTTCATAAGGTTCCAGCATTCTCATGCATAAGTGAAAACTGGAAAAACTAGACTTCTTACCAGTCCCATTTTTGTATCAATAGTTGTTATTTTATGGCTTTTCcaactttttttaaaaacgaagtcgaacgttcaataccaggagttgatgatcgcttccacagtctgcgccaggatatcttttacagttgatggccgacgacttccatcttgatcttattaggatgtagtctatttgattccttgtcGTTTCTACATTATAGGTCTATGATGTTGATCTACAAGATGTTGTTCTTCACAGAACTCCACTAGATggtcgccattctcatttctctgtcccagtccctttttgcccagcactccttcaatacTTAACTTTGCCATAAAGCTTTTTACAATTGCTGGCCGGGGATTTATTTCTTCAGTACAGTCCCGTTGTTAGTTCCCAGATACACAAATTTATCTACAACAGAGATGATGTTTATCATTATTGCTGCCACATTTTGCCCCAGTTGACCAGGTCAAAAGCTTTACTTACTAATCTATGAAGCCACGATACAGATATCTTGTGTTGTTGAATTCTCTGGATTAttctatcttcttctttaagtaccgtgcccaaattttaggtgtgggtagcttccatgacaatttccTGATATCATTCTCGATCTTATGCGGGGTGTaataattgatctgctgataagccagtcgaTTGACGAAGGTTTCAGAGCCATtaatatttcttcctaccaattcctctttttccgctgagtattaactgcagcatcctgtatctgctacatCTCATTATATGCCCAAGATATTCAAgatttctcttttttatcatcttgattaagtcaccttcgccttgacctactctgtttgaAATGGGTTGGAATGGATTATTCTATAATCTTTAAACCTTTACTTGTTATGAATTCATTAGATTTACTTATACTATTGTacagttatattaaaaaaaaaaggtacAAGTATTAGAAAGAGAAGTTAACGTCATCCTATTTGTGTAAAACCAGCTGGGATTTTTGGAGGTTATCAAATGTCACaggttattaaaaatataaatcattggCGTTGAACATTAATTAGACGAAACCATTTATTCAACAattatataaagaataattttaatgaCTGTTACAAATAGAATTTAGTATTTGGTGATAGAACCGTCTGCTTCTATAACTTTATTTAGTCTATTTGGCATACTTTGAATTATATTAGATATCATATTTGGATCAAGATCTTCCCAGCACTCTAAGATTGTATCCCACAATTGATCTGAATTTTGTGGcataaaatttcttttatatatttttttaacaattatgcCCCAAATGTTTTCAATTGGATTTATATCTGGACTGTGCGCAGGCCATGGCAATACTTCCAGGTTTTGCGTTTGAAACCAATTCCTTACGGCATGGGCAGTGTGGACTGAACAATTATCTTGTTGATATATAAAAGTATTATTAGGATACAATTGCTCAATAGAAGGGAGCATTACGTGTTCCAAAACGTTAATGTAATTGCCAGCAGTAAATCTTCCCTCTAATCGCCAACAAACACCAGGTCCATGTATACTAATCCAACCCCATACATTTACAGAAAAACGTCCAGATTTATTATGAGAGTGAATATATCGTTCTTCAAACCTAGTATTGGCTGGACGATAAACACGGATTGGACCGTTATAGGTTGACAGAAAAGTCTTTTCTTCAGTAAAAATGACGTTTGTTCCAAAATTGTGGGTTGAGGTAAATATAGTTTAGTGCAAATATTACTCTTGCTTGCCGATGTTCAACAGTTACTAATGGTTTTTTAGCAGCTGGTCGGTTTTTTAATTCAGATTCATTGATCCTTCTGCTTACAGTAGGTTGGGCACCAGGAAATCCCGTATGAATCCTTGAATCCTTCGACGTCGCAAATGGATTATCTCTTAAGAATTGAACTAAAACAGCATCTTGTTGAGGAGTGGATACTTTGGAACGCCCTGAACCAACCTTTCTTTTTAATGATTGTTGTTGGACCCATCGTTGCTTAATTCTGAAGATTGTTTTCAAATTTCTATTATAGAAATTTGCTAGCGCACGAATTGACCATCCTTCTTCCATTTTCGTAATTATTTGAGCCTTTTCAATCTCACTTAAATGACGAggcatattaattttttattgtacgTAACGTTAAACCTTCTATCAAATTAAACGTCTTTGACGTCTATGAGTTGCATTTTTGATCACTTATGACATTTGATAACCTCCAAAAATCCCAGCCGGTTGTACACAAATAGGATGACGTTAACTTCCCTTTCTAATACTTGTacccctttttttttaatataactgtAGTGTATTTACTGCTGAATTTTTTACTTATGGATCATATTTTTTAGGCTTTTAGCTACTTACCTGTTTTAGGACCAGTGAATTTGAAGAATCCTGATACAACGTTGCAATATATTGAATATTATGGCACCAGAGCTAACGATCCCCCAGAATTACCATATGATGTATTTTTTGGTAAATGGGTAAGTACAATAACTATCAACTCAAGTCATAAACAATGTGAGATTGTAATTCGCCAAAACTTCTAGATAGCCAATGGATTACGCCAATTAATCAAAAAGTTATCACTAAAAACGAGAAAATTCATCGGGAATACAAGTATGGATCCTCAACTGTCCCTGTTGATGGCGAATCAAGCAAAAATAAAAGAAGGGGATATAGTATTAGATCCGTTTGTGGGATCAGGCTCTCTTTTGGTAGCAGCTGCTCAATTTGGTGGTTACGTTCTGGGCACAGACATCGATTACTTAATGCTTCATGCAAGGACGAGGCCTTCCAGAATATCTCAGAAGGTAAATTATATTTGTATTACATAAAGAcggttttttatttaaatctcATCAAAATGTTTGATTAAAACTTATTAGTCTTGTTTGCAAACCTCTAAATATGTTTTTTAGTCTAGAGCAAAAGACGAAAGCATAAGGGCCAACATGGAGCAGTATAACTTACAGCATAGGTATTTAGATGTAATGGTCAATGATTTTTCCATGTCTTTCTGGAAAAACAACTTCAAGTTCGATGCTATTTTAACTGATCGTAAGTATAGATATCCATAATGTATATTCAATAAATTAAGGCTCTCAGAACTGGTGTTTTTGACTTATTTATAGCCTTCCTATGCCTGTTGGGCTGTCAGTTACTCTGAATAAGTAAAATGTAAACCGTCTGCTCGTCTTCAAAAGATACTAAGGAGAATAAGCAGTGAAATCTGTCAGAATGGTACCAGAAATTCCAATACCAATTCACACCAACTGTCAATAGCTCGGAGCCATATTGTGGCTATAAAAAGCGTACTTATTCAGGAAATAATGACAGCACAAAATGTATGAAAGAAATAATTCCAAACCACACAGTCTACAAGCACGAAAACCATTGCATcaatattgatattcttttagCACCGTATGGAATCAGAGAATCAACCGAAAGAATAGGAACCACTagagaaaattacaaaataaaagaagagCATTTACCAACACACATTCCGGCAAAAATCGAATATGGTATTTCGAATATATATAAAGATATATTGTTGTTTTCAGCTAAACATTTAAAGATTGGAGGATGTGTAGTATGTTGGTTTCCAGTCTTCAGGTAATAGTTTTATAAGTTTACAGATAAGCTAACACATTGATGTCAAGTAGGGGAGTCTGTTTTTCATCTACCCTAACTGCGAGTTTTGAACTCTGCAACCTCATTTTTATGAGACATATTTGTTAGGTATACCTAGATTACAAATGTCTTCCAGCAATTTGTTTCTTTTTACACTGAAAAGCTTATTTAAAGcgtacatacatattatatagttCTATTTTATATTCATAGGCATTTTTTAATCATTATTAGTATGAATATAATATTGTCTGTGTTGGCTTTATTTGGTTTGAATCCGTTTTGATCATCAAATATTATATTCTCTTGgatattatacagtatggtgcaaatgaaaggaataaa
This genomic window from Diabrotica virgifera virgifera chromosome 1, PGI_DIABVI_V3a contains:
- the LOC114334245 gene encoding tRNA (guanine(10)-N2)-methyltransferase homolog, with translation MSKWKTYLLWFAQEHTEFRFSEINSLISLFNIEMKFVQQPKDIEPYWIVEFSSERDVKLLASRSVSLRNCLELWAHANSVPELHDKMKKYPQNLLQSHFDPNKSFKIEVETFCRHFTQKEKVEKLEAFSYLPVLGPVNLKNPDTTLQYIEYYGTRANDPPELPYDVFFGKWIANGLRQLIKKLSLKTRKFIGNTSMDPQLSLLMANQAKIKEGDIVLDPFVGSGSLLVAAAQFGGYVLGTDIDYLMLHARTRPSRISQKSRAKDESIRANMEQYNLQHRYLDVMVNDFSMSFWKNNFKFDAILTDPPYGIRESTERIGTTRENYKIKEEHLPTHIPAKIEYGISNIYKDILLFSAKHLKIGGCVVCWFPVFREDYNEKCLPSHPCFKLTANCEQVLTKVTSRRLLTFEKIKDPSQEELETYDHDITDFREKYYVAREETRNERRTREAKIREEDRKKYEGAKKGG